A genomic stretch from Malus domestica chromosome 15, GDT2T_hap1 includes:
- the LOC114819246 gene encoding disease resistance protein RPV1-like isoform X3, protein MSTEQQNPSSSSNRCTYDAFLSFRGADTRKGFTDHLYNALKLAGIHTFRDDDEIERGENIAQELQTAIQESQVSIIVFSKDYASSTWCLNELAIIMERKRTDGHMVIPVFYYVEPSDVRKQTGSFAESFTRHQEQFKDEIDKVEEWRRALRDVADLGGMVLKDRYEWQFIQEIVEVIGNELDYMTNRRLRVDPHVIGRGYYVESLNMWLEDGSNDVGVAVIHGMGGIGKTTIAKIAYNQNFNKFQASSFLSDIRETSKQANGFVHLQMKLLSDIQRGKMEKIYSLDEGIVKIKRVVRCKRVLIVLDDVENLEQFTAILGMRDWFHPGSKIIITTRHELKAHEVCVRFKVEGLHAHQSLTLFSWHAFGQSHPQEGYMEHSRHLVKCCGGVPLALQVLGSSLFGKTANVWENVVRKLKENAVPTLDVITEGKIQKILCISFDSLQDHDKCLFLHIACFFIGKDKDFATTILDECDFATEVGLQHLVDRCLVEINARNKLTMHQLLENMGRAIIHNESPEDPGKRTRLWHKKEASDVLRNLTGKRSIKGLMLHCPSTFETKAFTKMLNLELLLLDNVKLSGSYEDFPKKLIWLSWRGFSLKSIPANFCMENLVVLDLRKSSLQHVWNGTKNLTRLKILNLSHSHGLRTTSDLSGLPNLEKLILKDCINLVDVDESIGNLGKLVFLNLKDCKSLMKLPKRMKMLRSLEELILTGCSKLGPHDSATVIDLLATSRDMNKLRLLSTISWTPIRYWWMWAWPRKTLQSTSFSLASLPRCLGSLSLSYCNVSEVPNDLCTLSLLKHLNLTGNPILCLPQKMKSLIMLETLLLDNCTNLEILPELPPRLKRLEAKYCTSLKRLTNLPNLFRSLESLFWGCEHLVEVESLLNIKPVRSADIEMTRYMGLFNLKSIASTDVEMMNYLTGTSRKAPVQILDETGTL, encoded by the exons ATGAGCACCGAGCAGCAGAATCCTTCTTCGTCTTCTAACCGGTGCACATATGATGCATTCTTGAGTTTCAGAGGCGCAGATACACGCAAGGGCTTTACAGATCACCTCTACAATGCTTTGAAGTTAGCAGGAATCCACACTTTTAGGGatgatgatgaaattgagagagGAGAAAACATTGCACAGGAGCTACAGACAGCAATACAAGAGTCACAAGTATCAATCATTGTTTTCTCCAAGGACTACGCCTCTTCCACGTGGTGCCTGAATGAACTTGCTATCATCATGGAACGTAAAAGAACAGATGGACACATGGTTATCCCAGTTTTCTATTATGTGGAACCATCAGATGTCAGGAAGCAGACGGGCAGTTTTGCAGAATCATTTACTAGACATCAAGAACAATTCAAGGACGAGATAGACAAGGTGGAGGAGTGGAGGCGAGCTCTTAGAGATGTTGCAGACTTGGGAGGGATGGTTTTAAAAGACCG GTATGAGTGGCAGTTTATCCAAGAAATTGTTGAAGTGATTGGAAATGAACTGGACTACATGACGAATAGGAGATTAAGAGTTGATCCCCATGTGATTGGACGAGGTTACTATGTGGAAAGCCTAAACATGTGGCTGGAAGATGGATCAAATGATGTTGGAGTAGCTGTCATCCATGGAATGGGTGGAATAGGCAAGACCACCATTGCTAAAATTGCTTATAACCAGAACTTCAATAAATTTCAAGCTAGCAGCTTTCTTTCAGATATTAGGGAAACTTCCAAACAAGCCAATGGTTTTGTTCACTTGCAAATGAAGCTTCTTTCAGATATCCAAAGGGGGAAAATGGAAAAAATATACAGCCTTGATGAAGGTATAGTAAAGATCAAACGGGTTGTACGTTGCAAAAGAGTTCTTATTGTTCTTGATGATGTGGAGAACTTGGAACAGTTCACTGCAATTCTTGGAATGCGAGACTGGTTCCATCCTGGAAGTAAAATTATCATAACAACTAGACATGAGTTAAAGGCTCATGAAGTTTGTGTAAGGTTTAAGGTTGAAGGATTACATGCGCATCAATCTCTTACACTTTTCAGTTGGCATGCCTTCGGACAATCCCATCCTCAGGAAGGTTACATGGAGCATTCAAGACACCTAGTAAAATGTTGTGGAGGGGTTCCATTAGCTCTTCAAGTTCTGGGATCTTCTCTATTTGGAAAAACAGCAAATGTATGGGAAAATGTAGTACGCAAGTTAAAGGAAAATGCAGTACCCACCTTAGACGTgattactgagggaaaaattcaaaagattCTTTGCATAAGTTTTGATTCTTTACAAGATCATGATAAATGTTTATTCCTCCATATAGCCTGTTTCTTCATAGGAAAAGACAAGGATTTTGCAACTACAATCCTTGATGAATGTGATTTTGCGACAGAAGTTGGACTTCAACACCTAGTTGATAGATGCCTTGTGGAAATTAATGCCCGCAACAAGTTAACCATGCATCAATTGCTTGAAAACATGGGAAGGGCAATAATTCACAATGAATCACCTGAGGACCCTGGAAAACGCACTAGACTGTGGCATAAAAAAGAAGCAAGTGACGTTTTGAGAAATTTAACG GGTAAGAGAAGTATTAAGGGCCTCATGCTCCACTGTCCCTCAACATTTGAAACAAAGGCATTTACAAAGATGCTCAATCTTGAACTACTTCTGCTTGATAATGTAAAGTTGAGTGGAAGCTATgaagattttccaaaaaaattGATATGGCTGTCTTGGCGAGGATTCTCTTTAAAATCAATACCAGCCAATTTTTGTATGGAAAATCTAGTTGTTCTCGACTTACGGAAGAGCAGTCTGCAACATGTTTGGAACGGAACCAAG AATCTTACAAGATTGAAAATTCTTAATCTCAGTCATTCACATGGCCTTAGGACAACATCTGACTTGTCCGGACTCCCTAACCTTGAGAAACTAATTCTCAAGGATTGCATTAATTTGGTTGATGTTGATGAATCCATTGGAAACTTGGGGAAACTTGTTTTCTTGAATCTAAAAGACTGCAAAAGTCTTATGAAGCTtccaaaaagaatgaaaatgttGAGGTCTCTTGAGGAACTTATTCTTACTGGTTGCTCAAAGCTTGGTCCTCATGACAGTGCCACGGTTATTGATTTACTCGCTACATCTAGGGATATGAATAAACTTAGACTGTTATCAACTATATCATGGACACCTATCAGGTATTGGTGGATGTGGGCATGGCCGAGAAAGACTCTTCAATCAACCAGTTTCTCACTGGCAAGTTTGCCACGTTGTTTGGGAAGCTTAAGTCTGTCTTACTGCAACGTGTCAGAGGTTCCCAATGATCTGTGTACACTATCTTTGTTGAAGCATTTGAATCTAACTGGTAACCCAATTTTGTGCCTACCACAAAAAATGAAGAGTCTTATTATGCTCGAGACTCTTTTGTTAGATAATTGCACAAACCTCGAAATTCTTCCAGAGCTCCCACCAAGGTTGAAGAGGTTAGAAGCAAAGTATTGtacttcattgaaaagattaacaAATTTACCAAACTTGTTCAGATCATTGGAATCACTTTTTTGGGGTTGTGAGCATTTAGTTGAAGTTGAAAGCTTGTTGAATATAAAACCGGTGAGAAGCGCTGACATAGAAATGACAAGATATATGGGCCTGTTCAATTTGAAATCCATAGCAAGCACTGATGTCGAAATGATGAACTACTTGACCGGTACAAGCAGGAAGGCTCCTGTCCAG ATTCTTGATGAAACAGGTACTCTATGA
- the LOC114819246 gene encoding disease resistance protein RPV1-like isoform X2 gives MTNRRLRVDPHVIGRGYYVESLNMWLEDGSNDVGVAVIHGMGGIGKTTIAKIAYNQNFNKFQASSFLSDIRETSKQANGFVHLQMKLLSDIQRGKMEKIYSLDEGIVKIKRVVRCKRVLIVLDDVENLEQFTAILGMRDWFHPGSKIIITTRHELKAHEVCVRFKVEGLHAHQSLTLFSWHAFGQSHPQEGYMEHSRHLVKCCGGVPLALQVLGSSLFGKTANVWENVVRKLKENAVPTLDVITEGKIQKILCISFDSLQDHDKCLFLHIACFFIGKDKDFATTILDECDFATEVGLQHLVDRCLVEINARNKLTMHQLLENMGRAIIHNESPEDPGKRTRLWHKKEASDVLRNLTGKRSIKGLMLHCPSTFETKAFTKMLNLELLLLDNVKLSGSYEDFPKKLIWLSWRGFSLKSIPANFCMENLVVLDLRKSSLQHVWNGTKNLTRLKILNLSHSHGLRTTSDLSGLPNLEKLILKDCINLVDVDESIGNLGKLVFLNLKDCKSLMKLPKRMKMLRSLEELILTGCSKLGPHDSATVIDLLATSRDMNKLRLLSTISWTPIRYWWMWAWPRKTLQSTSFSLASLPRCLGSLSLSYCNVSEVPNDLCTLSLLKHLNLTGNPILCLPQKMKSLIMLETLLLDNCTNLEILPELPPRLKRLEAKYCTSLKRLTNLPNLFRSLESLFWGCEHLVEVESLLNIKPVRSADIEMTRYMGLFNLKSIASTDVEMMNYLTGTSRKAPVQVLYECGIYSIFFHGSKIPDGFGFTIIYRSVLSVIVPSHPFLKIRGLNSCVLYAREPGLEYRLTVQHLIKVSNQTKGLMWTYSPLTVGLPTEKEDMLWLSHFRFANNELEYGDELRVSVEMHEFVRVKEFGIQLVYEPERPPSSQNNVVAGDVSLSASEYQMWTGKYFLSNHGHCTHQAQFRRRQENPAHIEFSFGPELLFHKLFKARGPFETVVKLRAYPADSPSASPYPFWLK, from the exons ATGACGAATAGGAGATTAAGAGTTGATCCCCATGTGATTGGACGAGGTTACTATGTGGAAAGCCTAAACATGTGGCTGGAAGATGGATCAAATGATGTTGGAGTAGCTGTCATCCATGGAATGGGTGGAATAGGCAAGACCACCATTGCTAAAATTGCTTATAACCAGAACTTCAATAAATTTCAAGCTAGCAGCTTTCTTTCAGATATTAGGGAAACTTCCAAACAAGCCAATGGTTTTGTTCACTTGCAAATGAAGCTTCTTTCAGATATCCAAAGGGGGAAAATGGAAAAAATATACAGCCTTGATGAAGGTATAGTAAAGATCAAACGGGTTGTACGTTGCAAAAGAGTTCTTATTGTTCTTGATGATGTGGAGAACTTGGAACAGTTCACTGCAATTCTTGGAATGCGAGACTGGTTCCATCCTGGAAGTAAAATTATCATAACAACTAGACATGAGTTAAAGGCTCATGAAGTTTGTGTAAGGTTTAAGGTTGAAGGATTACATGCGCATCAATCTCTTACACTTTTCAGTTGGCATGCCTTCGGACAATCCCATCCTCAGGAAGGTTACATGGAGCATTCAAGACACCTAGTAAAATGTTGTGGAGGGGTTCCATTAGCTCTTCAAGTTCTGGGATCTTCTCTATTTGGAAAAACAGCAAATGTATGGGAAAATGTAGTACGCAAGTTAAAGGAAAATGCAGTACCCACCTTAGACGTgattactgagggaaaaattcaaaagattCTTTGCATAAGTTTTGATTCTTTACAAGATCATGATAAATGTTTATTCCTCCATATAGCCTGTTTCTTCATAGGAAAAGACAAGGATTTTGCAACTACAATCCTTGATGAATGTGATTTTGCGACAGAAGTTGGACTTCAACACCTAGTTGATAGATGCCTTGTGGAAATTAATGCCCGCAACAAGTTAACCATGCATCAATTGCTTGAAAACATGGGAAGGGCAATAATTCACAATGAATCACCTGAGGACCCTGGAAAACGCACTAGACTGTGGCATAAAAAAGAAGCAAGTGACGTTTTGAGAAATTTAACG GGTAAGAGAAGTATTAAGGGCCTCATGCTCCACTGTCCCTCAACATTTGAAACAAAGGCATTTACAAAGATGCTCAATCTTGAACTACTTCTGCTTGATAATGTAAAGTTGAGTGGAAGCTATgaagattttccaaaaaaattGATATGGCTGTCTTGGCGAGGATTCTCTTTAAAATCAATACCAGCCAATTTTTGTATGGAAAATCTAGTTGTTCTCGACTTACGGAAGAGCAGTCTGCAACATGTTTGGAACGGAACCAAG AATCTTACAAGATTGAAAATTCTTAATCTCAGTCATTCACATGGCCTTAGGACAACATCTGACTTGTCCGGACTCCCTAACCTTGAGAAACTAATTCTCAAGGATTGCATTAATTTGGTTGATGTTGATGAATCCATTGGAAACTTGGGGAAACTTGTTTTCTTGAATCTAAAAGACTGCAAAAGTCTTATGAAGCTtccaaaaagaatgaaaatgttGAGGTCTCTTGAGGAACTTATTCTTACTGGTTGCTCAAAGCTTGGTCCTCATGACAGTGCCACGGTTATTGATTTACTCGCTACATCTAGGGATATGAATAAACTTAGACTGTTATCAACTATATCATGGACACCTATCAGGTATTGGTGGATGTGGGCATGGCCGAGAAAGACTCTTCAATCAACCAGTTTCTCACTGGCAAGTTTGCCACGTTGTTTGGGAAGCTTAAGTCTGTCTTACTGCAACGTGTCAGAGGTTCCCAATGATCTGTGTACACTATCTTTGTTGAAGCATTTGAATCTAACTGGTAACCCAATTTTGTGCCTACCACAAAAAATGAAGAGTCTTATTATGCTCGAGACTCTTTTGTTAGATAATTGCACAAACCTCGAAATTCTTCCAGAGCTCCCACCAAGGTTGAAGAGGTTAGAAGCAAAGTATTGtacttcattgaaaagattaacaAATTTACCAAACTTGTTCAGATCATTGGAATCACTTTTTTGGGGTTGTGAGCATTTAGTTGAAGTTGAAAGCTTGTTGAATATAAAACCGGTGAGAAGCGCTGACATAGAAATGACAAGATATATGGGCCTGTTCAATTTGAAATCCATAGCAAGCACTGATGTCGAAATGATGAACTACTTGACCGGTACAAGCAGGAAGGCTCCTGTCCAG GTACTCTATGAATGTGGCATATATAGCATTTTCTTTCATGGAAGCAAGATTCCAGATGGATTTGGCTTCACAATAATATATAGATCTGTGCTGTCAGTTATTGTACCTTCACATCCCTTTCTAAAAATCCGAGGCTTGAATTCATGTGTGTTATATGCAAGAGAACCAGGCTTGGAATATCGTCTTACTGTTCAGCATTTGATTAAAGTCAGTAATCAGACCAAGGGTCTTATGTGGACCTATTCCCCACTCACAGTAGGTTTGCCTACTGAGAAGGAAGATATGTTATGGCTAAGCCATTTTCGATTTGCAAACAACGAATTGGAGTATGGGGACGAATTACGTGTTTCGGTTGAGATGCATGAATTTGTCCGTGTAAAGGAATTCGGAATTCAGCTTGTGTACGAGCCGGAAAGACCTCCTTCTAGCCAGAATAATGTTGTTGCTGGAGATGTGTCACTGTCAGCATCAGAGTACCAAATGTGGACAGGAAAATACTTTCTCAGTAATCATGGGCACTGTACTCATCAAGCTCAATTCCGAAGGAGACAGGAGAATCCAGCACATATTGAGTTTTCATTTGGGCCAGAGCTTCTATTTCATAAATTATTCAAGGCCCGAGGACCATTCGAAACTGTTGTGAAACTTAGAGCATATCCAGCAGATTCCCCATCTGCTTCTCCTTacccattttggctaaaataa
- the LOC114819246 gene encoding disease resistance protein RPV1-like isoform X1, translated as MSTEQQNPSSSSNRCTYDAFLSFRGADTRKGFTDHLYNALKLAGIHTFRDDDEIERGENIAQELQTAIQESQVSIIVFSKDYASSTWCLNELAIIMERKRTDGHMVIPVFYYVEPSDVRKQTGSFAESFTRHQEQFKDEIDKVEEWRRALRDVADLGGMVLKDRYEWQFIQEIVEVIGNELDYMTNRRLRVDPHVIGRGYYVESLNMWLEDGSNDVGVAVIHGMGGIGKTTIAKIAYNQNFNKFQASSFLSDIRETSKQANGFVHLQMKLLSDIQRGKMEKIYSLDEGIVKIKRVVRCKRVLIVLDDVENLEQFTAILGMRDWFHPGSKIIITTRHELKAHEVCVRFKVEGLHAHQSLTLFSWHAFGQSHPQEGYMEHSRHLVKCCGGVPLALQVLGSSLFGKTANVWENVVRKLKENAVPTLDVITEGKIQKILCISFDSLQDHDKCLFLHIACFFIGKDKDFATTILDECDFATEVGLQHLVDRCLVEINARNKLTMHQLLENMGRAIIHNESPEDPGKRTRLWHKKEASDVLRNLTGKRSIKGLMLHCPSTFETKAFTKMLNLELLLLDNVKLSGSYEDFPKKLIWLSWRGFSLKSIPANFCMENLVVLDLRKSSLQHVWNGTKNLTRLKILNLSHSHGLRTTSDLSGLPNLEKLILKDCINLVDVDESIGNLGKLVFLNLKDCKSLMKLPKRMKMLRSLEELILTGCSKLGPHDSATVIDLLATSRDMNKLRLLSTISWTPIRYWWMWAWPRKTLQSTSFSLASLPRCLGSLSLSYCNVSEVPNDLCTLSLLKHLNLTGNPILCLPQKMKSLIMLETLLLDNCTNLEILPELPPRLKRLEAKYCTSLKRLTNLPNLFRSLESLFWGCEHLVEVESLLNIKPVRSADIEMTRYMGLFNLKSIASTDVEMMNYLTGTSRKAPVQVLYECGIYSIFFHGSKIPDGFGFTIIYRSVLSVIVPSHPFLKIRGLNSCVLYAREPGLEYRLTVQHLIKVSNQTKGLMWTYSPLTVGLPTEKEDMLWLSHFRFANNELEYGDELRVSVEMHEFVRVKEFGIQLVYEPERPPSSQNNVVAGDVSLSASEYQMWTGKYFLSNHGHCTHQAQFRRRQENPAHIEFSFGPELLFHKLFKARGPFETVVKLRAYPADSPSASPYPFWLK; from the exons ATGAGCACCGAGCAGCAGAATCCTTCTTCGTCTTCTAACCGGTGCACATATGATGCATTCTTGAGTTTCAGAGGCGCAGATACACGCAAGGGCTTTACAGATCACCTCTACAATGCTTTGAAGTTAGCAGGAATCCACACTTTTAGGGatgatgatgaaattgagagagGAGAAAACATTGCACAGGAGCTACAGACAGCAATACAAGAGTCACAAGTATCAATCATTGTTTTCTCCAAGGACTACGCCTCTTCCACGTGGTGCCTGAATGAACTTGCTATCATCATGGAACGTAAAAGAACAGATGGACACATGGTTATCCCAGTTTTCTATTATGTGGAACCATCAGATGTCAGGAAGCAGACGGGCAGTTTTGCAGAATCATTTACTAGACATCAAGAACAATTCAAGGACGAGATAGACAAGGTGGAGGAGTGGAGGCGAGCTCTTAGAGATGTTGCAGACTTGGGAGGGATGGTTTTAAAAGACCG GTATGAGTGGCAGTTTATCCAAGAAATTGTTGAAGTGATTGGAAATGAACTGGACTACATGACGAATAGGAGATTAAGAGTTGATCCCCATGTGATTGGACGAGGTTACTATGTGGAAAGCCTAAACATGTGGCTGGAAGATGGATCAAATGATGTTGGAGTAGCTGTCATCCATGGAATGGGTGGAATAGGCAAGACCACCATTGCTAAAATTGCTTATAACCAGAACTTCAATAAATTTCAAGCTAGCAGCTTTCTTTCAGATATTAGGGAAACTTCCAAACAAGCCAATGGTTTTGTTCACTTGCAAATGAAGCTTCTTTCAGATATCCAAAGGGGGAAAATGGAAAAAATATACAGCCTTGATGAAGGTATAGTAAAGATCAAACGGGTTGTACGTTGCAAAAGAGTTCTTATTGTTCTTGATGATGTGGAGAACTTGGAACAGTTCACTGCAATTCTTGGAATGCGAGACTGGTTCCATCCTGGAAGTAAAATTATCATAACAACTAGACATGAGTTAAAGGCTCATGAAGTTTGTGTAAGGTTTAAGGTTGAAGGATTACATGCGCATCAATCTCTTACACTTTTCAGTTGGCATGCCTTCGGACAATCCCATCCTCAGGAAGGTTACATGGAGCATTCAAGACACCTAGTAAAATGTTGTGGAGGGGTTCCATTAGCTCTTCAAGTTCTGGGATCTTCTCTATTTGGAAAAACAGCAAATGTATGGGAAAATGTAGTACGCAAGTTAAAGGAAAATGCAGTACCCACCTTAGACGTgattactgagggaaaaattcaaaagattCTTTGCATAAGTTTTGATTCTTTACAAGATCATGATAAATGTTTATTCCTCCATATAGCCTGTTTCTTCATAGGAAAAGACAAGGATTTTGCAACTACAATCCTTGATGAATGTGATTTTGCGACAGAAGTTGGACTTCAACACCTAGTTGATAGATGCCTTGTGGAAATTAATGCCCGCAACAAGTTAACCATGCATCAATTGCTTGAAAACATGGGAAGGGCAATAATTCACAATGAATCACCTGAGGACCCTGGAAAACGCACTAGACTGTGGCATAAAAAAGAAGCAAGTGACGTTTTGAGAAATTTAACG GGTAAGAGAAGTATTAAGGGCCTCATGCTCCACTGTCCCTCAACATTTGAAACAAAGGCATTTACAAAGATGCTCAATCTTGAACTACTTCTGCTTGATAATGTAAAGTTGAGTGGAAGCTATgaagattttccaaaaaaattGATATGGCTGTCTTGGCGAGGATTCTCTTTAAAATCAATACCAGCCAATTTTTGTATGGAAAATCTAGTTGTTCTCGACTTACGGAAGAGCAGTCTGCAACATGTTTGGAACGGAACCAAG AATCTTACAAGATTGAAAATTCTTAATCTCAGTCATTCACATGGCCTTAGGACAACATCTGACTTGTCCGGACTCCCTAACCTTGAGAAACTAATTCTCAAGGATTGCATTAATTTGGTTGATGTTGATGAATCCATTGGAAACTTGGGGAAACTTGTTTTCTTGAATCTAAAAGACTGCAAAAGTCTTATGAAGCTtccaaaaagaatgaaaatgttGAGGTCTCTTGAGGAACTTATTCTTACTGGTTGCTCAAAGCTTGGTCCTCATGACAGTGCCACGGTTATTGATTTACTCGCTACATCTAGGGATATGAATAAACTTAGACTGTTATCAACTATATCATGGACACCTATCAGGTATTGGTGGATGTGGGCATGGCCGAGAAAGACTCTTCAATCAACCAGTTTCTCACTGGCAAGTTTGCCACGTTGTTTGGGAAGCTTAAGTCTGTCTTACTGCAACGTGTCAGAGGTTCCCAATGATCTGTGTACACTATCTTTGTTGAAGCATTTGAATCTAACTGGTAACCCAATTTTGTGCCTACCACAAAAAATGAAGAGTCTTATTATGCTCGAGACTCTTTTGTTAGATAATTGCACAAACCTCGAAATTCTTCCAGAGCTCCCACCAAGGTTGAAGAGGTTAGAAGCAAAGTATTGtacttcattgaaaagattaacaAATTTACCAAACTTGTTCAGATCATTGGAATCACTTTTTTGGGGTTGTGAGCATTTAGTTGAAGTTGAAAGCTTGTTGAATATAAAACCGGTGAGAAGCGCTGACATAGAAATGACAAGATATATGGGCCTGTTCAATTTGAAATCCATAGCAAGCACTGATGTCGAAATGATGAACTACTTGACCGGTACAAGCAGGAAGGCTCCTGTCCAG GTACTCTATGAATGTGGCATATATAGCATTTTCTTTCATGGAAGCAAGATTCCAGATGGATTTGGCTTCACAATAATATATAGATCTGTGCTGTCAGTTATTGTACCTTCACATCCCTTTCTAAAAATCCGAGGCTTGAATTCATGTGTGTTATATGCAAGAGAACCAGGCTTGGAATATCGTCTTACTGTTCAGCATTTGATTAAAGTCAGTAATCAGACCAAGGGTCTTATGTGGACCTATTCCCCACTCACAGTAGGTTTGCCTACTGAGAAGGAAGATATGTTATGGCTAAGCCATTTTCGATTTGCAAACAACGAATTGGAGTATGGGGACGAATTACGTGTTTCGGTTGAGATGCATGAATTTGTCCGTGTAAAGGAATTCGGAATTCAGCTTGTGTACGAGCCGGAAAGACCTCCTTCTAGCCAGAATAATGTTGTTGCTGGAGATGTGTCACTGTCAGCATCAGAGTACCAAATGTGGACAGGAAAATACTTTCTCAGTAATCATGGGCACTGTACTCATCAAGCTCAATTCCGAAGGAGACAGGAGAATCCAGCACATATTGAGTTTTCATTTGGGCCAGAGCTTCTATTTCATAAATTATTCAAGGCCCGAGGACCATTCGAAACTGTTGTGAAACTTAGAGCATATCCAGCAGATTCCCCATCTGCTTCTCCTTacccattttggctaaaataa